A genomic region of Ochotona princeps isolate mOchPri1 chromosome 17, mOchPri1.hap1, whole genome shotgun sequence contains the following coding sequences:
- the GPATCH8 gene encoding G patch domain-containing protein 8 isoform X1 has translation MADRFSRFNEDRDFQGNHFDQYEEGHLEIEQASLDKPIESDNIGHRLLQKHGWKLGQGLGKSLQGRTDPIPIVVKYDVMGMGRMEMELDYAEDATERRRVLEVEKEDTEELRQKYKDYVDKEKAIAKALEDLRANFYCELCDKQYQKHQEFDNHINSYDHAHKQRLKDLKQREFARNVSSRSRKDEKKQEKALRRLHELAEQRKQAECAPGSGPMFRPTTVAVDEEGGDDDKDESAANSGTSATASCGPGSEFSTDKGGPFTAVQTSNTTGLAQASGLASQGISFGIKNNLGTPLQKLGVSFSFAKKAPVKLESIASVFKDHAEEGASEEGAKPDEKGSDQGLQKVGDSESASNPDGKREDEEAQDGGSLASTLSKLKKMKREEGAGAPEPEYYHYIPPAHCKVKPNFPFLLFMRASEQMEGDSSSHLKNTLESKKSSSPKPKGCVKAAAGQGAEKVVSEVSEQQKETGTTVPSESGGKAETKAASGGDGSEQSGQNQGQKTSENQLCESNPSKETSQAAHAVKESQEGPKHPTGPFFPVLSKDESTALQWPSELLIFTKAEPSISYSCNPLYFDFKLSRNKDTKAKGTEKPKDVGGCSKDHLQGLDPSESNRSKEEEENVVHSSGSKMETPVTGSACSSLSKQEPGGSHGSEPEDTGRGPPNKKERSGKSHQHKKKKKHKKSSKHKRKHKTDTEEKSSKAESGEKSKKRKKRKRKKNKSSATADSERGPKPEPPGSGSPAPPRRRRRALDDSQRRSLPAEEGTTGKKDEGGGGSSSQEHGRKHKGEPPAASCQRRTGTQRNSRSSHRSRPSSGDEESDGASSHQLQKSPSQYSEEDEEEEDSGSEHSRSRSRSGRHHSSHRSSRRSYSSSSAASSDQSCYSRQHSYSDDSYSDYSDRSRRHSKRSHDSEDSDYACSKHRSKRHKYSSSDDDYSLSCSQSRSRSRSHTRERSRSRDRSCSSSCSRSRSKRRSRSTTAHSWQRSRSYSRDRSRSTRSPSQRSGSRKGSWGHESPEERRSGRRDFIRSKIYRSQSPHYFRSGRGEGAGKKDDGRGDDSKGIGPPSPNSIPDPGRGSESDCSPEDKNSVTARLLLEKIQSRRVERKPSVSEEVLATSNKAGLKLKDPPQGYFGPKLPPSLGSKPVLPLIGKLPANRKPNNKKCEESGLERGEEQEQSETEEGPPGNSDATFGHEFPAEERAAPLSDQPLEEPKSQEAAAAHPVALLGTPPPSDCYTGNTTISHNYLPDPSDGDTLESLESSSQPGPVESSLLPLAPDLDHLPGYALPSGEPSIESTDGAEDASLAPLESQPITFTPEEMEKYSKLQQAAQQHIQQQLLAKQVKAFPASAALAPAAPALQPIHIQQPATASATSITTVQHAILQHHAAAAAAAIGIHPHPHPQPLAQVHHIPQPHLTPISLSHLTHSIIPGHPATFLASHPIHIIPASAIHPGPFTFHPVPHAALYPTLLAPRPAAAAATALHLHPLLHPIFSGQDLQHPPSHGT, from the exons GGAGGACAGATCCCATCCCAATTGTCGTCAAGTATGATGTCATGGGCATGGGTCGTATGGAAATGGAG CTTGATTATGCCGAAGATGCTACTGAGCGACGGCGTGTCCTAGAAGtagagaaggaagacacagaggagCTGAGGCAGAAGTACAAG GATTATGTTGACAAAGAGAAAGCAAttgccaaagccttggaagaccTAAGAGCCAACTTTTACTGTGAACTCTGTGATAAGCAATATCAAAAGCATCAGGAATTTGACAACCATATCAACTCCTATGATCATGCGCATAAGCAG AGATTAAAAGATCTCAAACAGAGAGAGTTTGCTCGAAATGTCTCCTCAAGATCCCGCAAGGatgagaagaaacaggaaaaggcCCTGCGGAGACTGCACGAATTGGCAGAGCAAAGGAAACAAGCAGAATG TGCACCTGGCAGTGGTCCCATGTTCAGACCCACCACAGTGGCTGTAGATGAAGAAGGAGGAGATGATGATAAAGATGAATCAGCTGCAAACAGTGGCACAAGCGCCACTGCGTCTTGTGGCCCAGGATCCGAATTCTCCACAGATAAAGGAGGCCCTTTCACTGCCGTACAAACCAGTAACACCACTGGACTGGCCCAGGCTTCTGGGTTAGCCTCACAAGGCATCAGCTTTGGTATTAAGAACAATCTGGGTACCCCATTACAAAAATTAGGAGTGTCCTTTTCTTTTGCCAAGAAAGCGCCTGTCAAACTTGAATCAATAGCATCTGTTTTCAAGGACCATGCAGAGGAGGGAGCCTCTGAAGAAGGAGCCAAACCAGATGAAAAGGGATCTGACCAAGGGCTGCAGAAGGTGGGCGACTCTGAGAGCGCCAGCAATCCTGACGGCAAGAGAGAGGACGAAGAGGCTCAGGATGGAGGTTCCCTGGCCTCCACGCTATCCAAGTTGAAAAAGATGAAGCGAGAAGAGGGAGCAGGGGCTCCTGAGCCAGAGTACTACCACTATATCCCCCCAGCACACTGCAAAGTGAAGCCCAATTTTCCCTTCCTGCTGTTTATGAGAGCAAGTGAGCAAATGGAAGGCGATAGTAGTTCACACCTGAAGAACACCCTGGAGAGCAAAAAAAGCAGTTCTCCCAAGCCCAAAGGCTGTGTCAAGGCTGCAGCAGGCCAAGGAGCGGAAAAGGTGGTTAGCGAAGTCTCTGAGCAACAGAAGGAAACTGGTACGACTGTCCCCTCGGAGTCTGGAGGCAAAGCTGAGACAAAGGCAGCCTCAGGAGGCGATGGGAGTGAGCAGAGCGGGCAGAACCAGGGTCAGAAGACTTCAGAGAACCAACTGTGTGAGTCTAACCCTTCCAAAGAAACCTCTCAGGCTGCCCATGCAGTGAAAGAAAGTCAggagggacccaagcatcccacaGGTCCTTTCTTCCCTGTTTTGAGCAAAGATGAAAGCACTGCCCTCCAGTGGCCATCAGAACTGTTAATTTTCACCAAGGCAGAGCCATCCATCTCCTACAGCTGTAATCCTTTGTACTTTGACTTTAAGCTTTCACGGAACAAAGATACCAAGGCTAAAGGGACAGAAAAACCAAAAGATGTTGGAGGCTGCTCTAAAGACCATCTCCAAGGCCTTGATCCTAGTGAGTCAAATAGaagcaaggaagaggaggagaatgTGGTCCATTCCTCAGGAAGCAAAATGGAAACGCCTGTGACAGGATCTGCCTGTAGCAGCCTGAGCAAGCAGGAGCCCGGGGGCAGCCATGGCTCAGAGCCAGAAGACACAGGGAGAGGCCCTCCTAACAAGAAAGAACGGTCTGGGAAGTCGCaccaacacaaaaagaaaaagaaacacaaaaaatcCAGCAAACACAAACGGAAACACAAGACTGACACGGAGGAGAAAAGCTCCAAGGCAGAGTCTGGGGAAAAGTCTAAGAAACGCAAGAAGCGAAAACGAAAGAAGAATAAGTCTTCAGCCACAGCAGATTCCGAGCGAGGCCCTAAGCCAGAACCCCCTGGCAGTGGCAGCCCTGCCCCGCCCAGAAGACGGCGGCGCGCTCTGGATGACTCCCAGCGGCGCTCCCTTCCGGCTGAAGAAGGAACCACTGGCAAGAAGGACGAAGGCGGAGGTGGTAGCAGCTCCCAAGAGCACGGGAGGAAACACAAGGGTGAGcctccagctgcctcctgccagcGAAGAACTGGCACCCAACGGAACAGCCGGTCTAGCCATCGGAGCCGGCCAAGCAGTGGAGATGAGGAGAGTGATGGTGCCTCATCACACCAGCTGCAGAAGTCTCCATCCCAGTACAGTGAGGAGGACGAGGAAGAGGAGGATTCGGGCAGTGAGCATTCCCGGAGCCGCTCCCGATCTGGCCGGCACCACTCATCGCACCGATCCTCTCGGCGTTCTTACTCCAGTAGCTCGGCTGCCTCTTCTGACCAGAGCTGCTATAGCAGGCAGCACAGTTACTCGGATGACAGCTACAGTGACTACAGCGATCGTTCGCGAAGGCACTCCAAGCGCTCCCATGACTCGGAGGATTCAGACTATGCCTGCTCCAAGCATCGGTCCAAACGACACAAGTATTCATCCTCTGATGATGACTACAGCCTCAGCTGCAGCCAGTCCCGAAGCCGCTCTCGGAGTCATACCAGGGAGCGATCAAGGTCCCGTGAccgcagctgcagcagcagttgTAGTCGTAGTCGGAGCAAGCGAAGAAGCCGCAGCACTACAGCTCATAGCTGGCAGCGGAGCCGGAGCTACAGCCGGGACCGGAGCCGGAGCACCAGGAGCCCTTCCCAGAGATCCGGCTCCAGAAAGGGATCATGGGGTCATGAGAGCCCCGAGGAGAGGCGTTCTGGGCGGCGGGACTTCATTCGCTCCAAGATCTACCGTTCTCAGTCCCCCCACTATTTCCGCTCAGGCCGAGGAGAAGGTGCTGGGAAGAAAGATGATGGCAGAGGAGACGACAGTAAAGGGATAGGCCCCCCCTCTCCAAACAGCATCCCTGACCCAGGAAGGGGATCAGAAAGCGACTGTAGCCCTGAAGACAAAAACTCGGTCACTGCCAGACTGCTCCTAGAGAAGATCCAGTCGAGGAGGGTAGAGAGGAAGCCCAGTGTGAGTGAGGAGGTGCTGGCCACCTCTAACAAAGCCGGGCTTAAACTCAAGGACCCCCCACAAGGTTATTTTGGACCCAAACTACCCCCATCTCTTGGCAGTAAGCCTGTCCTTCCACTGATAGGGAAGCTGCCAGCCAACCGAAAGCCCAACAACAAGAAATGTGAAGAGTCTGGTTTGGAAAGGGGGGAAGAACAAGAACAGTCAGAGACAGAAGAGGGGCCCCCAGGGAATAGTGATGCCACATTTGGGCATGAGTTCCCAGCAGAGGAAAGAGCTGCTCCCTTATCAGACCAACCCCTAGAAGAGCCAAAGTCccaagaagctgctgctgctcaccCTGTGGCTCTGCTCGGTACCCCCCCACCCTCTGACTGCTATACTGGGAACACAACCATTTCCCATAACTACCTCCCTGACCCCAGCGATGGGGACACTCTCGAGTCCCTGGAGAGCAGTAGTCAGCCAGGCCCTGTGGAATCGAGCTTGCTGCCTCTGGCACCAGACCTTGACCACTTACCTGGTTATGCCCTTCCCAGTGGGGAGCCTAGTATTGAGTCCACAGATGGGGCTGAGGATGCGTCCCTGGCCCCCCTGGAGAGTCAACCCATCACCTTTACTCCTGAGGAGATGGAGAAGTACAGCAAGCTCCAGCAGGCTGCTCAGCAGCACATCCAACAACAGCTTCTGGCCAAGCAAGTAAAGGCCTTTCCAGCCTCAGCAGCCCTGGCCCCGGCCGCCCCGGCCCTACAGCCCATCCACATTCAGCAGCCAGCCACCGCCTCCGCCACCTCCATCACAACTGTGCAGCACGCCATCCTACAGCATCacgctgcagcagctgctgcagccattggcatccacccccacccccacccccagccacttGCCCAAGTGCATCATATTCCCCAGCCCCATCTGACCCCCATTTCCTTGTCCCACCTTACTCACTCGATCATCCCTGGTCACCCTGCCACCTTTCTGGCTAGCCATCCCATCCACATCATTCCTGCCTCAGCCATCCATCCTGGGCCCTTCACCTTCCATCCTGTACCACATGCTGCCCTCTACCCTACTCTCCTTGCCCCACGACCTGCTGCAGCGGCTGCCACTGCCCTCCacctccacccactgcttcaccccATCTTCTCAGGGCAGGACCTGCAACACCCCCCAAGCCATGGCACGTGA
- the GPATCH8 gene encoding G patch domain-containing protein 8 isoform X2 yields MGMGRMEMELDYAEDATERRRVLEVEKEDTEELRQKYKDYVDKEKAIAKALEDLRANFYCELCDKQYQKHQEFDNHINSYDHAHKQRLKDLKQREFARNVSSRSRKDEKKQEKALRRLHELAEQRKQAECAPGSGPMFRPTTVAVDEEGGDDDKDESAANSGTSATASCGPGSEFSTDKGGPFTAVQTSNTTGLAQASGLASQGISFGIKNNLGTPLQKLGVSFSFAKKAPVKLESIASVFKDHAEEGASEEGAKPDEKGSDQGLQKVGDSESASNPDGKREDEEAQDGGSLASTLSKLKKMKREEGAGAPEPEYYHYIPPAHCKVKPNFPFLLFMRASEQMEGDSSSHLKNTLESKKSSSPKPKGCVKAAAGQGAEKVVSEVSEQQKETGTTVPSESGGKAETKAASGGDGSEQSGQNQGQKTSENQLCESNPSKETSQAAHAVKESQEGPKHPTGPFFPVLSKDESTALQWPSELLIFTKAEPSISYSCNPLYFDFKLSRNKDTKAKGTEKPKDVGGCSKDHLQGLDPSESNRSKEEEENVVHSSGSKMETPVTGSACSSLSKQEPGGSHGSEPEDTGRGPPNKKERSGKSHQHKKKKKHKKSSKHKRKHKTDTEEKSSKAESGEKSKKRKKRKRKKNKSSATADSERGPKPEPPGSGSPAPPRRRRRALDDSQRRSLPAEEGTTGKKDEGGGGSSSQEHGRKHKGEPPAASCQRRTGTQRNSRSSHRSRPSSGDEESDGASSHQLQKSPSQYSEEDEEEEDSGSEHSRSRSRSGRHHSSHRSSRRSYSSSSAASSDQSCYSRQHSYSDDSYSDYSDRSRRHSKRSHDSEDSDYACSKHRSKRHKYSSSDDDYSLSCSQSRSRSRSHTRERSRSRDRSCSSSCSRSRSKRRSRSTTAHSWQRSRSYSRDRSRSTRSPSQRSGSRKGSWGHESPEERRSGRRDFIRSKIYRSQSPHYFRSGRGEGAGKKDDGRGDDSKGIGPPSPNSIPDPGRGSESDCSPEDKNSVTARLLLEKIQSRRVERKPSVSEEVLATSNKAGLKLKDPPQGYFGPKLPPSLGSKPVLPLIGKLPANRKPNNKKCEESGLERGEEQEQSETEEGPPGNSDATFGHEFPAEERAAPLSDQPLEEPKSQEAAAAHPVALLGTPPPSDCYTGNTTISHNYLPDPSDGDTLESLESSSQPGPVESSLLPLAPDLDHLPGYALPSGEPSIESTDGAEDASLAPLESQPITFTPEEMEKYSKLQQAAQQHIQQQLLAKQVKAFPASAALAPAAPALQPIHIQQPATASATSITTVQHAILQHHAAAAAAAIGIHPHPHPQPLAQVHHIPQPHLTPISLSHLTHSIIPGHPATFLASHPIHIIPASAIHPGPFTFHPVPHAALYPTLLAPRPAAAAATALHLHPLLHPIFSGQDLQHPPSHGT; encoded by the exons ATGGGCATGGGTCGTATGGAAATGGAG CTTGATTATGCCGAAGATGCTACTGAGCGACGGCGTGTCCTAGAAGtagagaaggaagacacagaggagCTGAGGCAGAAGTACAAG GATTATGTTGACAAAGAGAAAGCAAttgccaaagccttggaagaccTAAGAGCCAACTTTTACTGTGAACTCTGTGATAAGCAATATCAAAAGCATCAGGAATTTGACAACCATATCAACTCCTATGATCATGCGCATAAGCAG AGATTAAAAGATCTCAAACAGAGAGAGTTTGCTCGAAATGTCTCCTCAAGATCCCGCAAGGatgagaagaaacaggaaaaggcCCTGCGGAGACTGCACGAATTGGCAGAGCAAAGGAAACAAGCAGAATG TGCACCTGGCAGTGGTCCCATGTTCAGACCCACCACAGTGGCTGTAGATGAAGAAGGAGGAGATGATGATAAAGATGAATCAGCTGCAAACAGTGGCACAAGCGCCACTGCGTCTTGTGGCCCAGGATCCGAATTCTCCACAGATAAAGGAGGCCCTTTCACTGCCGTACAAACCAGTAACACCACTGGACTGGCCCAGGCTTCTGGGTTAGCCTCACAAGGCATCAGCTTTGGTATTAAGAACAATCTGGGTACCCCATTACAAAAATTAGGAGTGTCCTTTTCTTTTGCCAAGAAAGCGCCTGTCAAACTTGAATCAATAGCATCTGTTTTCAAGGACCATGCAGAGGAGGGAGCCTCTGAAGAAGGAGCCAAACCAGATGAAAAGGGATCTGACCAAGGGCTGCAGAAGGTGGGCGACTCTGAGAGCGCCAGCAATCCTGACGGCAAGAGAGAGGACGAAGAGGCTCAGGATGGAGGTTCCCTGGCCTCCACGCTATCCAAGTTGAAAAAGATGAAGCGAGAAGAGGGAGCAGGGGCTCCTGAGCCAGAGTACTACCACTATATCCCCCCAGCACACTGCAAAGTGAAGCCCAATTTTCCCTTCCTGCTGTTTATGAGAGCAAGTGAGCAAATGGAAGGCGATAGTAGTTCACACCTGAAGAACACCCTGGAGAGCAAAAAAAGCAGTTCTCCCAAGCCCAAAGGCTGTGTCAAGGCTGCAGCAGGCCAAGGAGCGGAAAAGGTGGTTAGCGAAGTCTCTGAGCAACAGAAGGAAACTGGTACGACTGTCCCCTCGGAGTCTGGAGGCAAAGCTGAGACAAAGGCAGCCTCAGGAGGCGATGGGAGTGAGCAGAGCGGGCAGAACCAGGGTCAGAAGACTTCAGAGAACCAACTGTGTGAGTCTAACCCTTCCAAAGAAACCTCTCAGGCTGCCCATGCAGTGAAAGAAAGTCAggagggacccaagcatcccacaGGTCCTTTCTTCCCTGTTTTGAGCAAAGATGAAAGCACTGCCCTCCAGTGGCCATCAGAACTGTTAATTTTCACCAAGGCAGAGCCATCCATCTCCTACAGCTGTAATCCTTTGTACTTTGACTTTAAGCTTTCACGGAACAAAGATACCAAGGCTAAAGGGACAGAAAAACCAAAAGATGTTGGAGGCTGCTCTAAAGACCATCTCCAAGGCCTTGATCCTAGTGAGTCAAATAGaagcaaggaagaggaggagaatgTGGTCCATTCCTCAGGAAGCAAAATGGAAACGCCTGTGACAGGATCTGCCTGTAGCAGCCTGAGCAAGCAGGAGCCCGGGGGCAGCCATGGCTCAGAGCCAGAAGACACAGGGAGAGGCCCTCCTAACAAGAAAGAACGGTCTGGGAAGTCGCaccaacacaaaaagaaaaagaaacacaaaaaatcCAGCAAACACAAACGGAAACACAAGACTGACACGGAGGAGAAAAGCTCCAAGGCAGAGTCTGGGGAAAAGTCTAAGAAACGCAAGAAGCGAAAACGAAAGAAGAATAAGTCTTCAGCCACAGCAGATTCCGAGCGAGGCCCTAAGCCAGAACCCCCTGGCAGTGGCAGCCCTGCCCCGCCCAGAAGACGGCGGCGCGCTCTGGATGACTCCCAGCGGCGCTCCCTTCCGGCTGAAGAAGGAACCACTGGCAAGAAGGACGAAGGCGGAGGTGGTAGCAGCTCCCAAGAGCACGGGAGGAAACACAAGGGTGAGcctccagctgcctcctgccagcGAAGAACTGGCACCCAACGGAACAGCCGGTCTAGCCATCGGAGCCGGCCAAGCAGTGGAGATGAGGAGAGTGATGGTGCCTCATCACACCAGCTGCAGAAGTCTCCATCCCAGTACAGTGAGGAGGACGAGGAAGAGGAGGATTCGGGCAGTGAGCATTCCCGGAGCCGCTCCCGATCTGGCCGGCACCACTCATCGCACCGATCCTCTCGGCGTTCTTACTCCAGTAGCTCGGCTGCCTCTTCTGACCAGAGCTGCTATAGCAGGCAGCACAGTTACTCGGATGACAGCTACAGTGACTACAGCGATCGTTCGCGAAGGCACTCCAAGCGCTCCCATGACTCGGAGGATTCAGACTATGCCTGCTCCAAGCATCGGTCCAAACGACACAAGTATTCATCCTCTGATGATGACTACAGCCTCAGCTGCAGCCAGTCCCGAAGCCGCTCTCGGAGTCATACCAGGGAGCGATCAAGGTCCCGTGAccgcagctgcagcagcagttgTAGTCGTAGTCGGAGCAAGCGAAGAAGCCGCAGCACTACAGCTCATAGCTGGCAGCGGAGCCGGAGCTACAGCCGGGACCGGAGCCGGAGCACCAGGAGCCCTTCCCAGAGATCCGGCTCCAGAAAGGGATCATGGGGTCATGAGAGCCCCGAGGAGAGGCGTTCTGGGCGGCGGGACTTCATTCGCTCCAAGATCTACCGTTCTCAGTCCCCCCACTATTTCCGCTCAGGCCGAGGAGAAGGTGCTGGGAAGAAAGATGATGGCAGAGGAGACGACAGTAAAGGGATAGGCCCCCCCTCTCCAAACAGCATCCCTGACCCAGGAAGGGGATCAGAAAGCGACTGTAGCCCTGAAGACAAAAACTCGGTCACTGCCAGACTGCTCCTAGAGAAGATCCAGTCGAGGAGGGTAGAGAGGAAGCCCAGTGTGAGTGAGGAGGTGCTGGCCACCTCTAACAAAGCCGGGCTTAAACTCAAGGACCCCCCACAAGGTTATTTTGGACCCAAACTACCCCCATCTCTTGGCAGTAAGCCTGTCCTTCCACTGATAGGGAAGCTGCCAGCCAACCGAAAGCCCAACAACAAGAAATGTGAAGAGTCTGGTTTGGAAAGGGGGGAAGAACAAGAACAGTCAGAGACAGAAGAGGGGCCCCCAGGGAATAGTGATGCCACATTTGGGCATGAGTTCCCAGCAGAGGAAAGAGCTGCTCCCTTATCAGACCAACCCCTAGAAGAGCCAAAGTCccaagaagctgctgctgctcaccCTGTGGCTCTGCTCGGTACCCCCCCACCCTCTGACTGCTATACTGGGAACACAACCATTTCCCATAACTACCTCCCTGACCCCAGCGATGGGGACACTCTCGAGTCCCTGGAGAGCAGTAGTCAGCCAGGCCCTGTGGAATCGAGCTTGCTGCCTCTGGCACCAGACCTTGACCACTTACCTGGTTATGCCCTTCCCAGTGGGGAGCCTAGTATTGAGTCCACAGATGGGGCTGAGGATGCGTCCCTGGCCCCCCTGGAGAGTCAACCCATCACCTTTACTCCTGAGGAGATGGAGAAGTACAGCAAGCTCCAGCAGGCTGCTCAGCAGCACATCCAACAACAGCTTCTGGCCAAGCAAGTAAAGGCCTTTCCAGCCTCAGCAGCCCTGGCCCCGGCCGCCCCGGCCCTACAGCCCATCCACATTCAGCAGCCAGCCACCGCCTCCGCCACCTCCATCACAACTGTGCAGCACGCCATCCTACAGCATCacgctgcagcagctgctgcagccattggcatccacccccacccccacccccagccacttGCCCAAGTGCATCATATTCCCCAGCCCCATCTGACCCCCATTTCCTTGTCCCACCTTACTCACTCGATCATCCCTGGTCACCCTGCCACCTTTCTGGCTAGCCATCCCATCCACATCATTCCTGCCTCAGCCATCCATCCTGGGCCCTTCACCTTCCATCCTGTACCACATGCTGCCCTCTACCCTACTCTCCTTGCCCCACGACCTGCTGCAGCGGCTGCCACTGCCCTCCacctccacccactgcttcaccccATCTTCTCAGGGCAGGACCTGCAACACCCCCCAAGCCATGGCACGTGA